Proteins encoded by one window of Blautia faecicola:
- a CDS encoding tyrosine-type recombinase/integrase encodes MYKDIFESIRNEAEKRNLRERTIQLYCSDVSYFLRWIGKNVSDLTLEDAESFLTAKRLEGRSPETHNHYRSAIKFLYKKVLKTVWDDDTVPAMKRERNLPAVLSCDEINAIIDATPNLKHKAIIATMYSSGLRVSEVVHLHYDDISRTNMTIHVRETKGRIDRYTILSQKNLDLLTEYWYKCGRPKDILFPSSWTGGYLDIASVNQFFKKSAKLAGITRHVSSHACRHSFASHLFESGTDIKYIQSLLGHVDPRSTDVYLHVSNKTLLGIRSPFDNPEGGES; translated from the coding sequence ATGTATAAAGATATTTTTGAATCTATCCGCAATGAAGCGGAAAAACGTAACCTGCGTGAAAGAACTATTCAACTGTATTGCTCGGATGTCAGTTACTTCCTTCGTTGGATTGGAAAAAATGTTTCTGATCTTACACTTGAAGATGCGGAAAGTTTTCTTACTGCCAAACGTCTGGAAGGAAGGTCTCCTGAAACTCACAATCACTATCGGTCTGCAATAAAGTTCTTATATAAAAAGGTGCTGAAGACTGTCTGGGATGATGACACTGTCCCGGCTATGAAAAGAGAGCGCAATCTTCCTGCCGTTCTGTCCTGCGATGAAATAAATGCAATCATTGACGCCACCCCGAATCTGAAGCATAAAGCGATTATTGCAACTATGTATTCTTCCGGATTACGTGTATCGGAGGTCGTTCATCTCCATTATGATGACATTTCCCGTACCAACATGACAATTCATGTTCGTGAAACCAAAGGCAGAATTGACAGGTATACGATTCTGTCTCAAAAAAATTTAGACCTTCTCACTGAGTATTGGTACAAATGTGGTCGCCCTAAAGATATCCTTTTCCCAAGTTCCTGGACCGGTGGATATCTTGATATAGCCAGTGTTAACCAGTTCTTTAAGAAAAGTGCTAAACTCGCCGGCATTACCCGTCATGTTTCCTCTCATGCATGTCGTCATAGTTTTGCCAGCCACCTATTCGAAAGTGGCACAGATATAAAATATATCCAGTCACTTCTTGGACATGTTGATCCTCGCTCTACAGATGTTTACCTTCATGTGAGCAACAAGACACTTCTTGG
- a CDS encoding helix-turn-helix domain-containing protein yields MEFHEKLQELRKSRGLTQEELAEALFVSRTAISKWESRRGYPSIDSLKEISRYFAVSIDDLLSGEQLITIAEKENRSNLNTICDLLLGFVDLFSLMLIFLPLYPKPVNGYIYAVNLFDYVDNDVLIITIYWALFIGLTIVGIVKILMVYFKLEKGKRVVNSLSVGFSVFAVLFLAMVREPYAIVVAFLLLLAKGGLLYKQTKAG; encoded by the coding sequence TTGGAATTCCATGAAAAACTTCAGGAATTAAGAAAGAGCCGGGGATTGACACAAGAAGAACTGGCAGAGGCATTGTTTGTTTCCAGAACTGCTATTTCAAAATGGGAATCAAGAAGAGGATATCCAAGCATAGATTCATTGAAAGAAATATCAAGATATTTTGCAGTGTCTATTGATGATCTGTTATCAGGAGAACAGTTGATTACAATTGCAGAAAAAGAAAATAGATCCAATCTCAATACTATATGCGACTTATTATTGGGGTTTGTTGACTTATTTTCTTTGATGCTTATTTTTCTACCGCTGTATCCAAAACCGGTCAATGGATATATCTATGCAGTAAATCTCTTTGATTATGTAGATAATGATGTTTTGATTATTACAATCTATTGGGCATTGTTTATCGGCTTAACAATCGTTGGAATTGTAAAAATACTAATGGTCTATTTCAAATTAGAAAAGGGCAAAAGGGTAGTTAATTCATTGTCCGTTGGATTCAGTGTTTTTGCTGTTTTGTTTTTGGCGATGGTGAGAGAACCATATGCAATAGTAGTTGCATTTTTGCTATTACTTGCCAAAGGTGGGTTACTTTATAAACAAACCAAGGCAGGTTGA
- a CDS encoding phosphatase PAP2 family protein yields MIAEALGMTKGALYKHYKNKQDIFDCIVERMYQIDNKRAKEYQVPESTIVVTPNAYRNTTIESLTTFTFAQYDFWVTDEFASNFRKMLILEQYRNLKMNMLYQKCLVNGPISYIEDIFNEMIKKGVHMTLYTITDWMGLVPIVVCLIFAGIGLVQLIKRRSLFKVDSDIIILGVYYGIVILAYSIFEIIPINYRPILIEGVMEASYPSSTTLLILCVMPTLIEQIQRRLTCVTTKRIITITVIAFSVFMVIGRLISGVHWFTDIVGGVILSMGLFTIYKAVVMLSTKNQ; encoded by the coding sequence ATGATTGCGGAAGCCTTGGGAATGACAAAAGGAGCATTATATAAACATTATAAAAATAAGCAAGATATTTTTGACTGTATCGTAGAACGTATGTATCAAATTGATAATAAGCGAGCTAAGGAATATCAAGTACCAGAAAGCACAATAGTGGTAACCCCTAATGCATACAGAAATACAACTATTGAAAGTCTAACAACATTTACTTTTGCACAATACGATTTTTGGGTGACTGATGAATTTGCGTCTAATTTTCGCAAAATGTTAATACTAGAGCAATATAGAAATTTAAAAATGAATATGCTTTATCAAAAATGTCTTGTAAATGGTCCTATCAGTTATATAGAAGATATATTTAATGAAATGATTAAAAAAGGTGTTCATATGACGCTTTATACGATTACCGACTGGATGGGGCTTGTACCAATTGTTGTATGTCTGATTTTTGCAGGAATTGGACTGGTTCAGTTAATTAAGAGAAGAAGTCTTTTTAAGGTGGATTCAGATATCATCATTTTGGGTGTATATTATGGTATCGTGATACTGGCATATTCAATTTTTGAAATTATCCCAATTAATTACAGACCAATCTTAATTGAAGGAGTGATGGAGGCTTCTTATCCATCTTCTACTACTTTATTGATATTGTGTGTGATGCCTACTTTAATCGAACAGATTCAGCGTAGACTGACCTGTGTTACAACTAAACGAATTATTACGATTACAGTAATTGCTTTTTCAGTATTTATGGTTATCGGAAGATTGATTTCAGGAGTACACTGGTTCACGGATATTGTAGGTGGAGTAATTTTAAGTATGGGATTGTTTACTATTTATAAAGCAGTAGTTATGCTATCGACAAAGAATCAATAG
- a CDS encoding WYL domain-containing protein — MDRIKSICIEEELCQSHDGSLEQILKQMLSYKKLYNVILRAEKGETYNSIKNRYSLGFLEETDLGSKMEIEFQTDSFEILSKQLIEYGSGIEIVQPDELKCITRKHLAQITNHCLNLI; from the coding sequence GTGGATCGGATTAAAAGCATTTGCATAGAAGAAGAGCTCTGTCAAAGCCATGATGGCTCTTTGGAACAAATATTAAAACAAATGCTTTCATATAAAAAACTATATAATGTAATTCTTAGAGCTGAAAAAGGGGAGACATACAATTCTATCAAGAACAGGTATTCTCTCGGCTTCCTTGAAGAAACCGATTTGGGAAGTAAAATGGAAATCGAATTCCAGACAGATTCCTTTGAGATATTGAGCAAGCAGCTGATTGAATATGGATCAGGCATTGAAATAGTCCAACCTGATGAATTAAAATGCATAACCCGTAAACACCTGGCACAAATTACGAATCACTGCCTAAACTTGATTTAG
- a CDS encoding helix-turn-helix transcriptional regulator, whose translation MNRINRVTSILIQLQSKKIIPAKEIAQRFNISLRTVYRDIRTLEEAGIPIGSEAGKGYFLVEGFLLPPVMFTAAEVGALITAGKFLNCHGDESFIKDFDSAMYKIKSILKHGEKNYAQELENSINVYSTSGQKNTLADNVIAAIQTAICNKRVISIQYPASGGQEPESRMIEPISLGFYEQNWYLIGFAG comes from the coding sequence TTGAACAGGATTAACAGAGTAACCTCTATTCTTATTCAGCTGCAATCAAAAAAAATAATTCCTGCCAAAGAAATTGCACAGCGATTTAATATAAGCTTAAGGACAGTTTACAGAGATATCCGGACACTTGAAGAAGCCGGAATACCAATTGGATCTGAGGCCGGAAAAGGATATTTTCTTGTAGAGGGCTTCCTACTTCCGCCGGTAATGTTTACAGCGGCGGAAGTGGGTGCATTGATTACAGCAGGGAAATTTTTAAATTGCCATGGAGATGAATCATTTATAAAGGATTTTGATTCAGCTATGTATAAAATCAAATCTATTTTGAAGCATGGTGAAAAAAACTATGCACAGGAGTTGGAGAACAGTATTAACGTGTACAGCACATCTGGACAGAAAAATACATTGGCGGATAACGTTATTGCAGCAATTCAGACTGCAATCTGCAATAAAAGGGTAATATCAATTCAATATCCTGCATCAGGAGGGCAAGAACCGGAAAGCAGAATGATAGAGCCTATATCACTGGGGTTTTATGAACAGAACTGGTACTTAATCGGTTTTGCAGGCTAA
- the aph(3')-IIIa gene encoding aminoglycoside O-phosphotransferase APH(3')-IIIa, translated as MAKMRISPELKKLIEKYRCVKDTEGMSPAKVYKLVGENENLYLKMTDSRYKGTTYDVEREKDMMLWLEGKLPVPKVLHFERHDGWSNLLMSEADGVLCSEEYEDEQSPEKIIELYAECIRLFHSIDISDCPYTNSLDSRLAELDYLLNNDLADVDCENWEEDTPFKDPRELYDFLKTEKPEEELVFSHGDLGDSNIFVKDGKVSGFIDLGRSGRADKWYDIAFCVRSIREDIGEEQYVELFFDLLGIKPDWEKIKYYILLDELF; from the coding sequence ATGGCTAAAATGAGAATATCACCGGAATTGAAAAAACTGATCGAAAAATACCGCTGCGTAAAAGATACGGAAGGAATGTCTCCTGCTAAGGTATATAAGCTGGTGGGAGAAAATGAAAACCTATATTTAAAAATGACGGACAGCCGGTATAAAGGGACCACCTATGATGTGGAACGGGAAAAGGACATGATGCTATGGCTGGAAGGAAAGCTGCCTGTTCCAAAGGTCCTGCACTTTGAACGGCATGATGGCTGGAGCAATCTGCTCATGAGTGAGGCCGATGGCGTCCTTTGCTCGGAAGAGTATGAAGATGAACAAAGCCCTGAAAAGATTATCGAGCTGTATGCGGAGTGCATCAGGCTCTTTCACTCCATCGACATATCGGATTGTCCCTATACGAATAGCTTAGACAGCCGCTTAGCCGAATTGGATTACTTACTGAATAACGATCTGGCCGATGTGGATTGCGAAAACTGGGAAGAAGACACTCCATTTAAAGATCCGCGCGAGCTGTATGATTTTTTAAAGACGGAAAAGCCCGAAGAGGAACTTGTCTTTTCCCACGGCGACCTGGGAGACAGCAACATCTTTGTGAAAGATGGCAAAGTAAGTGGCTTTATTGATCTTGGGAGAAGCGGCAGGGCGGACAAGTGGTATGACATTGCCTTCTGCGTCCGGTCGATCAGGGAGGATATCGGGGAAGAACAGTATGTCGAGCTATTTTTTGACTTACTGGGGATCAAGCCTGATTGGGAGAAAATAAAATATTATATTTTACTGGATGAATTGTTTTAG
- the sat4 gene encoding streptothricin N-acetyltransferase Sat4 yields MITEMKAGHLKDIDKPSEPFEVIGKIIPRYENENWTFTELLYEAPYLKSYQDEEDEEDEEADCLEYIDNTDKIIYLYYQDDKCVGKVKLRKNWNRYAYIEDIAVCKDFRGQGIGSALINISIEWAKHKNLHGLMLETQDNNLIACKFYHNCGFKIGSVDTMLYANFENNFEKAVFWYLRF; encoded by the coding sequence GTGATTACAGAAATGAAAGCAGGGCACCTGAAAGATATCGATAAACCCAGCGAACCATTTGAGGTGATAGGTAAGATTATACCGAGGTATGAAAACGAGAATTGGACCTTTACAGAATTACTCTATGAAGCGCCATATTTAAAAAGCTACCAAGACGAAGAGGATGAAGAGGATGAGGAGGCAGATTGCCTTGAATATATTGACAATACTGATAAGATAATATATCTTTACTACCAAGACGATAAATGCGTCGGAAAAGTTAAACTGCGAAAAAATTGGAACCGGTACGCTTATATAGAAGATATCGCCGTATGTAAGGATTTCAGGGGGCAAGGCATAGGCAGCGCGCTTATCAATATATCTATAGAATGGGCAAAGCATAAAAACTTGCATGGACTAATGCTTGAAACCCAGGACAATAACCTTATAGCTTGTAAATTCTATCATAATTGTGGTTTCAAAATCGGCTCCGTCGATACTATGTTATACGCCAACTTTGAAAACAACTTTGAAAAAGCTGTTTTCTGGTATTTAAGGTTTTAG
- a CDS encoding aminoglycoside nucleotidyltransferase ANT(6)-Ia, protein MRSEKEMMDLVLSLAEQDERIRIVTLEGSRANINIPKDEFQDYDITYFVSDIEPFISNDDWLNQFGNIIMMQKPEDMELFPPEEKGFSYLMLFDDYNKIDLTLLPLEELDNYLKGDKLIKVLIDKDCRIKRDIVPTDIDYHVRKPSAREYDDCCNEFWNVTPYVIKGLCRKEILFAIDHFNQIVRHELLRMISWKVGIETGFKLSVGKNYKFIERYISEDLWEKLLSTYRMDSYENIWEALFLCHQLFRAVSGEVAERLHYAYPEYDRNITKYTRDMYKKYTGKTGCLDSTYAADIEERREQ, encoded by the coding sequence ATGAGATCAGAAAAAGAAATGATGGATTTAGTACTTTCTTTAGCAGAACAGGATGAACGTATTCGAATTGTGACCCTTGAGGGGTCACGCGCAAATATTAATATACCTAAAGATGAATTTCAGGATTATGATATTACATATTTTGTAAGTGATATAGAACCGTTTATATCTAATGATGACTGGCTTAATCAATTTGGGAATATAATAATGATGCAAAAGCCGGAGGATATGGAATTATTCCCACCTGAAGAAAAGGGATTTTCCTATCTTATGCTATTTGATGATTACAATAAAATTGATCTTACCTTATTGCCCTTGGAAGAGTTAGATAATTACCTAAAGGGCGATAAATTAATAAAGGTTCTAATTGATAAAGATTGTAGAATTAAAAGGGACATAGTTCCGACTGATATAGATTATCATGTAAGAAAGCCAAGCGCAAGGGAGTATGATGATTGCTGCAATGAATTTTGGAATGTAACACCTTATGTTATTAAAGGATTGTGCCGTAAGGAAATTTTATTTGCTATTGATCATTTTAATCAGATTGTTCGCCATGAGCTGCTGAGAATGATATCATGGAAGGTCGGCATCGAAACAGGCTTTAAATTAAGTGTAGGCAAGAACTATAAGTTTATTGAAAGGTATATATCCGAGGATTTGTGGGAGAAACTTTTGTCCACCTACCGGATGGATTCCTATGAAAACATATGGGAAGCATTATTTCTATGCCATCAATTGTTCAGGGCGGTATCCGGTGAGGTGGCGGAAAGGCTTCATTATGCCTATCCGGAGTATGATAGGAATATAACAAAATATACCAGGGACATGTATAAAAAATACACTGGTAAAACCGGCTGCCTGGATAGCACATATGCCGCTGATATAGAAGAGAGGCGGGAACAGTGA
- a CDS encoding helix-turn-helix transcriptional regulator: MELAFRESLKKMRGTKSKEKFSQELEMSRSNYSLIESGKSDPTLKTLERIAELTNSTLVIDLIPNELEQVELQIEEEKQ, from the coding sequence TTGGAACTAGCATTTAGAGAAAGCTTAAAAAAGATGAGAGGTACCAAATCAAAAGAAAAATTCTCCCAAGAATTAGAAATGAGTAGATCAAATTATTCATTGATTGAATCAGGAAAATCAGATCCGACATTAAAAACATTGGAACGAATTGCAGAATTGACAAACTCAACCTTAGTTATTGACTTAATTCCTAATGAATTAGAACAAGTAGAGTTGCAAATAGAAGAAGAGAAGCAATGA
- the erm(B) gene encoding 23S rRNA (adenine(2058)-N(6))-methyltransferase Erm(B) yields the protein MNKNIKYSQNFLTSEKVLNQIIKQLNLKETDTVYEIGTGKGHLTTKLAKISKQVTSIELDSHLFNLSSEKLKLNIRVTLIHQDILQFQFPNKQRYKIVGNIPYHLSTQIIKKVVFESHASDIYLIVEEGFYKRTLDIHRTLGLLLHTQVSIQQLLKLPAECFHPKPKVNSVLIKLTRHTTDVPDKYWKLYTYFVSKWVNREYRQLFTKNQFHQAMKHAKVNNLSTVTYEQVLSIFNSYLLFNGRK from the coding sequence ATGAACAAAAATATAAAATATTCTCAAAACTTTTTAACGAGTGAAAAAGTACTCAACCAAATAATAAAACAATTGAATTTAAAAGAAACCGATACCGTTTACGAAATTGGAACAGGTAAAGGGCATTTAACGACGAAACTGGCTAAAATAAGTAAACAGGTAACGTCTATTGAATTAGACAGTCATCTATTCAACTTATCGTCAGAAAAATTAAAACTGAACATTCGTGTCACTTTAATTCACCAAGATATTCTACAGTTTCAATTCCCTAACAAACAGAGGTATAAAATTGTTGGGAATATTCCTTACCATTTAAGCACACAAATTATTAAAAAAGTGGTTTTTGAAAGCCATGCGTCTGACATCTATCTGATTGTTGAAGAAGGATTCTACAAGCGTACCTTGGATATTCACCGAACACTAGGGTTGCTCTTGCACACTCAAGTCTCGATTCAGCAATTGCTTAAGCTGCCAGCGGAATGCTTTCATCCTAAACCAAAAGTAAACAGTGTCTTAATAAAACTTACCCGCCATACCACAGATGTTCCAGATAAATATTGGAAGCTATATACGTACTTTGTTTCAAAATGGGTCAATCGAGAATATCGTCAACTGTTTACTAAAAATCAGTTTCATCAAGCAATGAAACACGCCAAAGTAAACAATTTAAGTACCGTTACTTATGAGCAAGTATTGTCTATTTTTAATAGTTATCTATTATTTAACGGGAGGAAATAA
- a CDS encoding 23S rRNA methyltransferase attenuation leader peptide, with translation MLVFQMRNVDKTSTVLKQTKNSDYADK, from the coding sequence ATGTTGGTATTCCAAATGCGTAATGTAGATAAAACATCTACTGTTTTGAAACAGACTAAAAACAGTGATTACGCAGATAAATAA